A genomic window from Macaca mulatta isolate MMU2019108-1 chromosome 19, T2T-MMU8v2.0, whole genome shotgun sequence includes:
- the TRIM28 gene encoding transcription intermediary factor 1-beta isoform X1, producing the protein MAASAAAASAAAASAASGSPGPGESSAGGEKRSTASSTAASASASASVSSPAGGGAEALELLEHCGVCRERLRPEREPRLLPCLHSACSACLGPAAPAAANSSGDGGAAGDGAVVDCPVCKQQCFSKDIVENYFMRDSGSKAATDAQDANQCCTSCEDNAPATSYCVECSEPLCETCVEAHQRVKYTKDHTVRSTGPAKSRDGERTVYCNVHKHEPLVLFCESCDTLTCRDCQLNAHKDHQYQFLEDAVRNQRKLLASLVKRLGDKHATLQKSTKEVRSSIRQVSDVQKRVQVDVKMAILQIMKELNKRGRVLVNDAQKVTEGQQERLERQHWTMTKIQKHQEHILRFASWALESDNNTALLLSKKLIYFQLHRALKMIVDPVEPHGEMKFQWDLNAWTKSAEAFGKIVAERPGTNSTGPAPMAPPRAPGPLSKQGSGSSQPMEVQEGYGFGSVDDPYSSAEPHVSGVKRSRSGEGEVSGLMRKVPRVSLERLDLDLTADSQPPVFKVFPGSTTEDYNLIVIERGAAAAATGQPGTAPAGTPGAPPLAGMAIVKEEETEAAIGAPPTATEGPETKPVLMALAEGPGAEGPRLASPSGSTSSGLEVVAPEGTSAPGGGPGTLDDSATICRVCQKPGDLVMCNQCEFCFHLDCHLPALQDVPGEEWSCSLCHVLPDLKEEDGSLSLDGADSTGVVAKLSPANQRKCERVLLALFCHEPCRPLHQLATDSTFSLDQPGGTLDLTLIRARLQEKLSPPYSSPQEFAQDVGRMFKQFNKLTEDKADVQSIIGLQRFFETRMNEAFGDTKFSAVLVEPPPMSLPGAGLSSQELSGGPGDGP; encoded by the exons ATGGCGGCCTCGGCGGCGGCAGCCTCGGCAGCAGCGGCCTCGGCCGCCTCTGGCAGCCCGGGCCCGGGCGAGAGCTCCGCTGGCGGCGAAAAGCGCTCCACCGCTTCTTCGACCGCGGCCTCGGCCTCGGCCTCGGCCTCGGTGTCGTCGCCCGCGGGGGGCGGCGCCGAGGCGCTGGAGCTGCTGGAGCACTGCGGCGTGTGCAGAGAGCGCCTGCGACCCGAGAGGGAGCCCCGCCTGCTGCCCTGTTTGCACTCGGCCTGTAGTGCCTGCCTAGGGCCCGCGGCGCCCGCCGCCGCCAACAGCTCCGGGGACGGCGGGGCTGCGGGCGACGGCGCCG TGGTGGACTGTCCCGTGTGCAAGCAACAGTGCTTCTCCAAAGACATCGTGGAGAATTATTTCATGCGTGATAGTGGCAGCAAGGCTGCCACCGACGCCCAGGATGCTAACCAG TGCTGCACTAGCTGTGAGGATAATGCCCCAGCTACCAGCTACTGTGTGGAGTGCTCGGAGCCTCTGTGTGAGACCTGTGTAGAGGCGCACCAGCGGGTGAAGTACACCAAGGATCACACTGTGCGCTCTACTG GGCCAGCCAAGTCTCGGGATGGTGAACGTACCGTCTATTGCAACGTACACAAGCATGAACCCCTTGTGCTGTTTTGTGAGAGCTGTGATACTCTCACCTGCCGAGACTGCCAGCTCAATGCCCACAAGGACCACCA GTACCAGTTCTTAGAGGATGCAGTGAGGAACCAGCGCAAGCTCCTGGCCTCACTGGTGAAGCGCCTTGGGGACAAACATGCCACATTGCAGAAGAGCACCAAGGAGGTTCGCAGCTC GATTCGCCAGGTGTCTGATGTACAGAAGCGTGTGCAAGTGGATGTCAAGATGGCCATCCTGCAGATCATGAAGGAACTGAATAAGCGGGGCCGTGTGCTGGTCAACGATGCCCAG AAGGTTACTGAGGGGCAGCAGGAGCGCCTGGAGCGGCAGCACTGGACCATGACCAAGATCCAGAAGCACCAGGAGCACATTCTGCGCTTTGCCTCTTGGGCTCTGGAGAGTGACAACAACACAGCCCTTCTGCTTTCTAAGAAGTTG ATCTACTTCCAGCTGCACCGGGCCCTCAAGATGATTGTGGATCCCGTGGAGCCACATGGCGAGATGAAGTTTCAGTGGGACCTCAATGCCTGGACCAAGAGTGCCGAGGCCTTCG GCAAGATTGTGGCAGAGCGTCCTGGCACTAACTCAACAGGCCCTGCACCCATGGCTCCTCCAAGAGCCCCAGGGCCCCTGAGCAAGCAGGGCTCTGGCAGCAGCCAG CCCATGGAGGTTCAGGAAGGCTATGGCTTCGGGTCAG TAGATGATCCCTACTCAAGTGCAGAGCCTCACGTGTCAGGTGTGAAACG GTCCCGCTCAGGTGAGGGCGAGGTGAGCGGCCTTATGCGCAAGGTGCCACGAGTGAGCCTGGAACGCCTGGACCTGGACCTCACAGCTGACAGCCAGCCACCCGTCTTCAAGGTCTTCCCAGGCAGTACCACTGAGGACTACAACCTTATTGTTATTGAACGTGGCGCCGCTGCTGCAGCTACTGGCCAGCCAGGGACTGCACCTGCAGGAACCCCTGGTGCGCCACCCCTGGCTGGTATGGCCATTGTCAAG GAGGAGGAGACGGAGGCTGCCATTGGAGCCCCTCCTACTGCCACTGAGGGCCCTGAAACCAAACCTGTGCTTATGGCTCTTGCGGAGGGTCCTGGTGCTGAGGGTCCCCGCCTGGCCTCACCTAGTGGCAGCACCAGCTCAGGGCTGGAGGTGGTGGCTCCTGAGGGTACCTCAGCCCCAGGTGGTGGCCCGGGAACCCTGGATGACAGTGCCACCATTTGCCGTGTCTGCCAGAAGCCAGGTGATCTGGTCATGTGCAACCAGTGTGAGTTTTGTTTCCACCTGGACTGTCACCTGCCGGCCCTGCAGGATGTACCAGG GGAGGAGTGGAGCTGCTCACTCTGCCATGTGCTCCCTGACCTGAAGGAGGAGGATGGCAGCCTTAGCCTGGATGGTGCAGACAGCACTGGCGTGGTGGCCAAGCTCTCGCCAGCCAACCAGCGG AAATGTGAGCGTGTTCTGCTGGCTCTCTTCTGTCATGAACCCTGCCGCCCCCTGCATCAATTGGCTACCGACTCCACCTTCTCCCTG GACCAGCCCGGTGGCACCCTGGATCTGACCCTGATCCGCGCCCGCCTGCAGGAGAAGTTGTCACCTCCCTACAGCTCCCCACAGGAGTTTGCCCAGGATGTGGGCCGCATGTTCAAGCAATTCAACAAGTTAACTGAG GACAAGGCAGACGTGCAGTCCATCATCGGCCTGCAGCGCTTCTTCGAGACGCGCATGAACGAGGCCTTCGGTGACACCAAGTTCTCTGCTGTGCTGGTGGAGCCCCCGCCGATGAGCCTGCCTGGTGCTGGCCTGAGTTCCCAGGAGCTGTCTGGTGGCCCTGGTGATGGCCCCTGA
- the TRIM28 gene encoding transcription intermediary factor 1-beta isoform X3, with translation MAASAAAASAAAASAASGSPGPGESSAGGEKRSTASSTAASASASASVSSPAGGGAEALELLEHCGVCRERLRPEREPRLLPCLHSACSACLGPAAPAAANSSGDGGAAGDGAVVDCPVCKQQCFSKDIVENYFMRDSGSKAATDAQDANQCCTSCEDNAPATSYCVECSEPLCETCVEAHQRVKYTKDHTVRSTGPAKSRDGERTVYCNVHKHEPLVLFCESCDTLTCRDCQLNAHKDHQYQFLEDAVRNQRKLLASLVKRLGDKHATLQKSTKEVRSSIRQVSDVQKRVQVDVKMAILQIMKELNKRGRVLVNDAQKVTEGQQERLERQHWTMTKIQKHQEHILRFASWALESDNNTALLLSKKLIYFQLHRALKMIVDPVEPHGEMKFQWDLNAWTKSAEAFGKIVAERPGTNSTGPAPMAPPRAPGPLSKQGSGSSQVSRREDPERVDDPYSSAEPHVSGVKRSRSGEGEVSGLMRKVPRVSLERLDLDLTADSQPPVFKVFPGSTTEDYNLIVIERGAAAAATGQPGTAPAGTPGAPPLAGMAIVKEEETEAAIGAPPTATEGPETKPVLMALAEGPGAEGPRLASPSGSTSSGLEVVAPEGTSAPGGGPGTLDDSATICRVCQKPGDLVMCNQCEFCFHLDCHLPALQDVPGEEWSCSLCHVLPDLKEEDGSLSLDGADSTGVVAKLSPANQRKCERVLLALFCHEPCRPLHQLATDSTFSLDQPGGTLDLTLIRARLQEKLSPPYSSPQEFAQDVGRMFKQFNKLTEDKADVQSIIGLQRFFETRMNEAFGDTKFSAVLVEPPPMSLPGAGLSSQELSGGPGDGP, from the exons ATGGCGGCCTCGGCGGCGGCAGCCTCGGCAGCAGCGGCCTCGGCCGCCTCTGGCAGCCCGGGCCCGGGCGAGAGCTCCGCTGGCGGCGAAAAGCGCTCCACCGCTTCTTCGACCGCGGCCTCGGCCTCGGCCTCGGCCTCGGTGTCGTCGCCCGCGGGGGGCGGCGCCGAGGCGCTGGAGCTGCTGGAGCACTGCGGCGTGTGCAGAGAGCGCCTGCGACCCGAGAGGGAGCCCCGCCTGCTGCCCTGTTTGCACTCGGCCTGTAGTGCCTGCCTAGGGCCCGCGGCGCCCGCCGCCGCCAACAGCTCCGGGGACGGCGGGGCTGCGGGCGACGGCGCCG TGGTGGACTGTCCCGTGTGCAAGCAACAGTGCTTCTCCAAAGACATCGTGGAGAATTATTTCATGCGTGATAGTGGCAGCAAGGCTGCCACCGACGCCCAGGATGCTAACCAG TGCTGCACTAGCTGTGAGGATAATGCCCCAGCTACCAGCTACTGTGTGGAGTGCTCGGAGCCTCTGTGTGAGACCTGTGTAGAGGCGCACCAGCGGGTGAAGTACACCAAGGATCACACTGTGCGCTCTACTG GGCCAGCCAAGTCTCGGGATGGTGAACGTACCGTCTATTGCAACGTACACAAGCATGAACCCCTTGTGCTGTTTTGTGAGAGCTGTGATACTCTCACCTGCCGAGACTGCCAGCTCAATGCCCACAAGGACCACCA GTACCAGTTCTTAGAGGATGCAGTGAGGAACCAGCGCAAGCTCCTGGCCTCACTGGTGAAGCGCCTTGGGGACAAACATGCCACATTGCAGAAGAGCACCAAGGAGGTTCGCAGCTC GATTCGCCAGGTGTCTGATGTACAGAAGCGTGTGCAAGTGGATGTCAAGATGGCCATCCTGCAGATCATGAAGGAACTGAATAAGCGGGGCCGTGTGCTGGTCAACGATGCCCAG AAGGTTACTGAGGGGCAGCAGGAGCGCCTGGAGCGGCAGCACTGGACCATGACCAAGATCCAGAAGCACCAGGAGCACATTCTGCGCTTTGCCTCTTGGGCTCTGGAGAGTGACAACAACACAGCCCTTCTGCTTTCTAAGAAGTTG ATCTACTTCCAGCTGCACCGGGCCCTCAAGATGATTGTGGATCCCGTGGAGCCACATGGCGAGATGAAGTTTCAGTGGGACCTCAATGCCTGGACCAAGAGTGCCGAGGCCTTCG GCAAGATTGTGGCAGAGCGTCCTGGCACTAACTCAACAGGCCCTGCACCCATGGCTCCTCCAAGAGCCCCAGGGCCCCTGAGCAAGCAGGGCTCTGGCAGCAGCCAGGTGAGCAGGAGAGAGGACCCAGAAAGGG TAGATGATCCCTACTCAAGTGCAGAGCCTCACGTGTCAGGTGTGAAACG GTCCCGCTCAGGTGAGGGCGAGGTGAGCGGCCTTATGCGCAAGGTGCCACGAGTGAGCCTGGAACGCCTGGACCTGGACCTCACAGCTGACAGCCAGCCACCCGTCTTCAAGGTCTTCCCAGGCAGTACCACTGAGGACTACAACCTTATTGTTATTGAACGTGGCGCCGCTGCTGCAGCTACTGGCCAGCCAGGGACTGCACCTGCAGGAACCCCTGGTGCGCCACCCCTGGCTGGTATGGCCATTGTCAAG GAGGAGGAGACGGAGGCTGCCATTGGAGCCCCTCCTACTGCCACTGAGGGCCCTGAAACCAAACCTGTGCTTATGGCTCTTGCGGAGGGTCCTGGTGCTGAGGGTCCCCGCCTGGCCTCACCTAGTGGCAGCACCAGCTCAGGGCTGGAGGTGGTGGCTCCTGAGGGTACCTCAGCCCCAGGTGGTGGCCCGGGAACCCTGGATGACAGTGCCACCATTTGCCGTGTCTGCCAGAAGCCAGGTGATCTGGTCATGTGCAACCAGTGTGAGTTTTGTTTCCACCTGGACTGTCACCTGCCGGCCCTGCAGGATGTACCAGG GGAGGAGTGGAGCTGCTCACTCTGCCATGTGCTCCCTGACCTGAAGGAGGAGGATGGCAGCCTTAGCCTGGATGGTGCAGACAGCACTGGCGTGGTGGCCAAGCTCTCGCCAGCCAACCAGCGG AAATGTGAGCGTGTTCTGCTGGCTCTCTTCTGTCATGAACCCTGCCGCCCCCTGCATCAATTGGCTACCGACTCCACCTTCTCCCTG GACCAGCCCGGTGGCACCCTGGATCTGACCCTGATCCGCGCCCGCCTGCAGGAGAAGTTGTCACCTCCCTACAGCTCCCCACAGGAGTTTGCCCAGGATGTGGGCCGCATGTTCAAGCAATTCAACAAGTTAACTGAG GACAAGGCAGACGTGCAGTCCATCATCGGCCTGCAGCGCTTCTTCGAGACGCGCATGAACGAGGCCTTCGGTGACACCAAGTTCTCTGCTGTGCTGGTGGAGCCCCCGCCGATGAGCCTGCCTGGTGCTGGCCTGAGTTCCCAGGAGCTGTCTGGTGGCCCTGGTGATGGCCCCTGA
- the TRIM28 gene encoding transcription intermediary factor 1-beta isoform X2 — MAASAAAASAAAASAASGSPGPGESSAGGEKRSTASSTAASASASASVSSPAGGGAEALELLEHCGVCRERLRPEREPRLLPCLHSACSACLGPAAPAAANSSGDGGAAGDGAVVDCPVCKQQCFSKDIVENYFMRDSGSKAATDAQDANQCCTSCEDNAPATSYCVECSEPLCETCVEAHQRVKYTKDHTVRSTGPAKSRDGERTVYCNVHKHEPLVLFCESCDTLTCRDCQLNAHKDHQYQFLEDAVRNQRKLLASLVKRLGDKHATLQKSTKEVRSSIRQVSDVQKRVQVDVKMAILQIMKELNKRGRVLVNDAQKVTEGQQERLERQHWTMTKIQKHQEHILRFASWALESDNNTALLLSKKLIYFQLHRALKMIVDPVEPHGEMKFQWDLNAWTKSAEAFGKIVAERPGTNSTGPAPMAPPRAPGPLSKQGSGSSQPMEVQEGYGFGSDDPYSSAEPHVSGVKRSRSGEGEVSGLMRKVPRVSLERLDLDLTADSQPPVFKVFPGSTTEDYNLIVIERGAAAAATGQPGTAPAGTPGAPPLAGMAIVKEEETEAAIGAPPTATEGPETKPVLMALAEGPGAEGPRLASPSGSTSSGLEVVAPEGTSAPGGGPGTLDDSATICRVCQKPGDLVMCNQCEFCFHLDCHLPALQDVPGEEWSCSLCHVLPDLKEEDGSLSLDGADSTGVVAKLSPANQRKCERVLLALFCHEPCRPLHQLATDSTFSLDQPGGTLDLTLIRARLQEKLSPPYSSPQEFAQDVGRMFKQFNKLTEDKADVQSIIGLQRFFETRMNEAFGDTKFSAVLVEPPPMSLPGAGLSSQELSGGPGDGP, encoded by the exons ATGGCGGCCTCGGCGGCGGCAGCCTCGGCAGCAGCGGCCTCGGCCGCCTCTGGCAGCCCGGGCCCGGGCGAGAGCTCCGCTGGCGGCGAAAAGCGCTCCACCGCTTCTTCGACCGCGGCCTCGGCCTCGGCCTCGGCCTCGGTGTCGTCGCCCGCGGGGGGCGGCGCCGAGGCGCTGGAGCTGCTGGAGCACTGCGGCGTGTGCAGAGAGCGCCTGCGACCCGAGAGGGAGCCCCGCCTGCTGCCCTGTTTGCACTCGGCCTGTAGTGCCTGCCTAGGGCCCGCGGCGCCCGCCGCCGCCAACAGCTCCGGGGACGGCGGGGCTGCGGGCGACGGCGCCG TGGTGGACTGTCCCGTGTGCAAGCAACAGTGCTTCTCCAAAGACATCGTGGAGAATTATTTCATGCGTGATAGTGGCAGCAAGGCTGCCACCGACGCCCAGGATGCTAACCAG TGCTGCACTAGCTGTGAGGATAATGCCCCAGCTACCAGCTACTGTGTGGAGTGCTCGGAGCCTCTGTGTGAGACCTGTGTAGAGGCGCACCAGCGGGTGAAGTACACCAAGGATCACACTGTGCGCTCTACTG GGCCAGCCAAGTCTCGGGATGGTGAACGTACCGTCTATTGCAACGTACACAAGCATGAACCCCTTGTGCTGTTTTGTGAGAGCTGTGATACTCTCACCTGCCGAGACTGCCAGCTCAATGCCCACAAGGACCACCA GTACCAGTTCTTAGAGGATGCAGTGAGGAACCAGCGCAAGCTCCTGGCCTCACTGGTGAAGCGCCTTGGGGACAAACATGCCACATTGCAGAAGAGCACCAAGGAGGTTCGCAGCTC GATTCGCCAGGTGTCTGATGTACAGAAGCGTGTGCAAGTGGATGTCAAGATGGCCATCCTGCAGATCATGAAGGAACTGAATAAGCGGGGCCGTGTGCTGGTCAACGATGCCCAG AAGGTTACTGAGGGGCAGCAGGAGCGCCTGGAGCGGCAGCACTGGACCATGACCAAGATCCAGAAGCACCAGGAGCACATTCTGCGCTTTGCCTCTTGGGCTCTGGAGAGTGACAACAACACAGCCCTTCTGCTTTCTAAGAAGTTG ATCTACTTCCAGCTGCACCGGGCCCTCAAGATGATTGTGGATCCCGTGGAGCCACATGGCGAGATGAAGTTTCAGTGGGACCTCAATGCCTGGACCAAGAGTGCCGAGGCCTTCG GCAAGATTGTGGCAGAGCGTCCTGGCACTAACTCAACAGGCCCTGCACCCATGGCTCCTCCAAGAGCCCCAGGGCCCCTGAGCAAGCAGGGCTCTGGCAGCAGCCAG CCCATGGAGGTTCAGGAAGGCTATGGCTTCGGGTCAG ATGATCCCTACTCAAGTGCAGAGCCTCACGTGTCAGGTGTGAAACG GTCCCGCTCAGGTGAGGGCGAGGTGAGCGGCCTTATGCGCAAGGTGCCACGAGTGAGCCTGGAACGCCTGGACCTGGACCTCACAGCTGACAGCCAGCCACCCGTCTTCAAGGTCTTCCCAGGCAGTACCACTGAGGACTACAACCTTATTGTTATTGAACGTGGCGCCGCTGCTGCAGCTACTGGCCAGCCAGGGACTGCACCTGCAGGAACCCCTGGTGCGCCACCCCTGGCTGGTATGGCCATTGTCAAG GAGGAGGAGACGGAGGCTGCCATTGGAGCCCCTCCTACTGCCACTGAGGGCCCTGAAACCAAACCTGTGCTTATGGCTCTTGCGGAGGGTCCTGGTGCTGAGGGTCCCCGCCTGGCCTCACCTAGTGGCAGCACCAGCTCAGGGCTGGAGGTGGTGGCTCCTGAGGGTACCTCAGCCCCAGGTGGTGGCCCGGGAACCCTGGATGACAGTGCCACCATTTGCCGTGTCTGCCAGAAGCCAGGTGATCTGGTCATGTGCAACCAGTGTGAGTTTTGTTTCCACCTGGACTGTCACCTGCCGGCCCTGCAGGATGTACCAGG GGAGGAGTGGAGCTGCTCACTCTGCCATGTGCTCCCTGACCTGAAGGAGGAGGATGGCAGCCTTAGCCTGGATGGTGCAGACAGCACTGGCGTGGTGGCCAAGCTCTCGCCAGCCAACCAGCGG AAATGTGAGCGTGTTCTGCTGGCTCTCTTCTGTCATGAACCCTGCCGCCCCCTGCATCAATTGGCTACCGACTCCACCTTCTCCCTG GACCAGCCCGGTGGCACCCTGGATCTGACCCTGATCCGCGCCCGCCTGCAGGAGAAGTTGTCACCTCCCTACAGCTCCCCACAGGAGTTTGCCCAGGATGTGGGCCGCATGTTCAAGCAATTCAACAAGTTAACTGAG GACAAGGCAGACGTGCAGTCCATCATCGGCCTGCAGCGCTTCTTCGAGACGCGCATGAACGAGGCCTTCGGTGACACCAAGTTCTCTGCTGTGCTGGTGGAGCCCCCGCCGATGAGCCTGCCTGGTGCTGGCCTGAGTTCCCAGGAGCTGTCTGGTGGCCCTGGTGATGGCCCCTGA
- the CHMP2A gene encoding charged multivesicular body protein 2a isoform X1: protein MDLLFGRRKTPEELLRQNQRALNRAMRELDRERQKLETQEKKIIADIKKMAKQGQMDAVRIMAKDLVRTRRYVRKFVLMRANIQAVSLKIQTLKSNNSMAQAMKGVTKAMGTMNRQLKLPQIQKIMMEFERQAEIMDMKEEMMNDAIDDAMGDEEDEEESDAVVSQVLDELGLSLTDELSNLPSTGGSLSVAAGGKKAEAAASALADADADLEERLKNLRRD, encoded by the exons ATGGACCTGTTGTTCGGGCGCCGGAAGACGCCAGAGGAGCTACTGCGGCAGAACCAGAGGGCCCTGAACCGTGCCATGCGGGAGCTGGACCGCGAGCGACAGAAACTAGAGACCCAGGAGAAGAAAATCATTGCAGACATTAAGAAGATGGCCAAGCAAGGCCAGATG GATGCCGTTCGCATCATGGCAAAAGATTTGGTGCGCACCCGGCGCTATGTGCGCAAGTTTGTATTGATGCGGGCCAACATCCAGGCTGTGTCCCTCAAGATTCAGACACTCAAGTCCAACAACTCGATGGCACAAGCAATGAAGGGTGTCACCAAGGCCATGGGCACCATGAACAGACAG CTGAAGTTGCCGCAGATCCAGAAGATCATGATGGAGTTTGAACGGCAGGCAGAGATCATGGATATGAAGGAGGAGATGATGAATGATGCTATTGATGATGCCATGGGTGATGAGGAAGACGAAGAGGAGAG TGATGCTGTTGTGTCCCAGGTCCTGGATGAGCTGGGACTTAGCCTAACAGATGAGCTGTCAA ACCTCCCCTCAACTGGGGGCTCGCTCAGTGTGGCTGCTGGTGGGAAAAAAGCAGAGGCCGCAGCCTCAGCCCTAGCTGATGCTGATGCAGACCTGGAGGAACGGCTCAAGAACCTGCGGAGGGACTGA
- the UBE2M gene encoding NEDD8-conjugating enzyme Ubc12, producing the protein MIKLFSLKQQKKEEESAGGTKGSSKKASAAQLRIQKDINELNLPKTCDISFSDPDDLLNFKLVICPDEGFYKSGKFVFSFKVGQGYPHDPPKVKCETMVYHPNIDLEGNVCLNILREDWKPVLTINSIIYGLQYLFLEPNPEDPLNKEAAEVLQNNRRLFEQNVQRSMRGGYIGSTYFERCLK; encoded by the exons aTGATCAAGCTGTTCTCGCTGAAGCagcagaagaaggaggaggagtcGGCGGGCGGCACCAAGGGCAGCAGCAAGAAGGCGTCGGCGGCGCAGCTGCGGATCCAGAAGG ACATAAACGAGCTGAACCTGCCCAAGACGTGTGATATCAGCTTCTCAGATCCAGACGACCTCCTCAACTTCAAGCTGGTCATCTGTCCTGATGAG GGCTTCTACAAGAGTGGGAAGTTTGTGTTCAGTTTTAAG GTGGGCCAGGGGTACCCACATGATCCCCCCAAGGTGAAGTGTGAGACAATGGTCTATCACCCCAACATTGACCTCGAGGGCAACGTCTGCCTCAACATCCTCAG AGAGGACTGGAAGCCAGTCCTTACGATAAACTCCATAATTTATGGCCTGCAGTATCTCTTCTTG GAGCCCAACCCCGAGGACCCACTGAACAAGGAGGCTGCAGAGGTCCTGCAGAACAACCGGCGGCTGTTTGAGCAGAACGTGCAGCGCTCCATGCGGGGTGGCTACATCGGCTCCACCTACTTCGAGCGCTGCCTGAAATAG